The following are from one region of the Jatrophihabitans telluris genome:
- a CDS encoding HDOD domain-containing protein, with protein MTVEAELARYVVPSRAGAAIQVLLLVDDPASGVADLVRVIGSDPAFATKVLALSNSAYYGLSGRVGTLQYAVSVLGFQTIRALAVSIAAGLDRPGAVPAGFWEQAATAATAANTVAPLMGASSPDAFCVGLLHTLGSALLHQQHPLPQLCLPSPDNLDDLEEREHQQYGISHAVAGAQVLESWHFPRRLCELIAGHHDLPLPDADPLTRALHAARTLTDLALNAEADQARGFDALRRLSEGRLTVAHIEPIVRRVKDQSAALLDGLRPS; from the coding sequence ATGACCGTCGAGGCCGAGCTTGCTCGTTACGTGGTCCCGTCCCGCGCGGGGGCGGCGATTCAGGTGCTGCTGCTTGTCGATGATCCGGCTTCCGGTGTGGCCGACCTGGTCCGGGTGATCGGTTCGGACCCCGCGTTCGCGACGAAGGTACTGGCCCTGTCCAACTCCGCCTACTACGGCCTGAGCGGGCGCGTCGGCACGCTGCAATATGCGGTTTCGGTACTGGGTTTTCAGACCATCCGCGCGCTGGCGGTGTCCATCGCGGCGGGCCTCGACCGACCCGGTGCGGTTCCGGCCGGATTCTGGGAGCAGGCCGCGACCGCCGCTACCGCCGCAAACACCGTCGCGCCGCTGATGGGTGCCAGCTCACCTGACGCCTTCTGCGTCGGCCTGCTGCACACGTTGGGCTCGGCGCTGTTGCATCAGCAGCATCCGTTGCCGCAGCTGTGTCTGCCCAGCCCGGACAACCTCGACGACCTCGAAGAGCGCGAGCACCAGCAGTACGGGATCTCCCACGCCGTCGCCGGTGCGCAGGTGCTCGAGTCCTGGCACTTTCCGCGTCGGCTCTGCGAGTTGATCGCCGGCCATCACGATCTACCGCTGCCCGACGCCGACCCGCTCACCCGCGCCCTGCACGCCGCCCGCACCCTGACCGATCTCGCCTTGAACGCCGAGGCTGACCAGGCGCGAGGTTTCGACGCACTACGTCGGCTCAGCGAGGGACGGTTGACGGTTGCCCACATCGAGCCGATCGTGCGACGGGTGAAAGACCAGTCGGCGGCTTTGCTGGACGGCCTGCGTCCGAGCTGA
- a CDS encoding ABC transporter permease yields the protein MTALKTVTDGAIVAKRNLIKIKRVPDLLVFSTMSPIMFILLFAYVFGSAIKVPGVSYREFLIPGIFAQTVIFGATITGAGLADDIQKGIIDRFRSLPMSRSAVLVGRTGSDVANNVLVIFVMSVTGVIVGWRIRSSVFEAIAGFLLLLVFAYAISWIMAWVGLIVPSPEVVNNASFMLIFPLTFVANTFVPTNNFPAPLRAVANWNPVSAVTQAARQLFGNTSPQLAVPKYWSLQHPIIYTLIWVVVLLAVFVPLSVRQYKRAASR from the coding sequence ATGACCGCCCTGAAGACAGTCACCGATGGGGCCATCGTCGCCAAGCGGAACCTGATCAAGATCAAGCGCGTGCCGGATCTCCTGGTCTTCTCGACGATGTCTCCGATCATGTTCATCCTGCTGTTCGCCTACGTCTTCGGCAGCGCTATCAAGGTGCCCGGGGTCAGTTACCGGGAATTCCTGATCCCGGGCATCTTCGCCCAGACCGTCATCTTCGGCGCCACAATCACCGGCGCGGGCCTGGCCGACGACATCCAGAAGGGCATCATCGACCGATTCCGGTCGCTTCCGATGTCCCGGTCGGCGGTGCTGGTCGGGCGCACCGGAAGCGACGTCGCCAACAACGTGCTGGTGATCTTCGTGATGTCGGTGACCGGTGTGATCGTGGGTTGGCGCATCCGCAGCTCGGTGTTCGAAGCGATCGCCGGATTCCTGCTGTTGCTGGTCTTCGCCTACGCCATCTCGTGGATCATGGCCTGGGTCGGGCTCATCGTGCCGAGTCCCGAGGTGGTCAACAACGCCTCGTTCATGCTGATCTTTCCGCTCACGTTCGTCGCCAACACCTTCGTGCCCACCAACAATTTCCCGGCCCCGCTGCGCGCGGTCGCCAATTGGAATCCGGTGTCGGCGGTGACGCAAGCGGCTCGGCAGCTGTTCGGTAACACCAGCCCGCAATTGGCTGTCCCCAAGTACTGGTCGCTACAGCACCCGATCATCTACACCCTGATCTGGGTGGTCGTGCTCCTGGCTGTGTTCGTCCCCCTATCAGTCCGTCAGTACAAGCGGGCGGCCAGCCGCTGA
- a CDS encoding ATP-binding cassette domain-containing protein: protein MPDMIRAHGLVKTYDKVRALDGLDLSVPEGTVLGLLGPNGAGKTTAVRILTTLLDPDSGSAEVAGIDVVKRPGDVRAKIGLSGQYAAVDEYLTGYENLDMVGRLYGLGRRRSKERARELLEQFSLSDAGDRPVKTYSGGMRRRLDLAGALVAQPPVLFLDEPTTGLDPRSRLQMWDVINELVSGGTTLLLTTQYLEEADRLANEIVVIDHGRAIARGTADELKAQVGGERIALVLAESGDVEIARRILGDLSDGAVEVDEHARQLTAPVTGGAGVLMEALGRLHAERVQVLDVALRRPTLDDVFLTLTGRPRDVADADADSGRRSDGPNPDGHHPDGHHPDGHHTAAPHTEELRA from the coding sequence ATGCCTGACATGATCCGGGCCCACGGGCTGGTCAAGACCTACGACAAGGTTCGTGCCCTCGACGGGCTGGACCTGTCCGTTCCCGAAGGCACCGTGCTCGGTCTGCTCGGGCCCAACGGCGCGGGAAAGACCACCGCGGTACGGATCCTGACGACCCTGCTCGATCCGGACAGCGGCTCGGCGGAGGTTGCGGGGATCGACGTCGTCAAGCGGCCTGGCGACGTCCGGGCCAAGATCGGCCTGTCCGGTCAGTACGCGGCCGTCGATGAGTACCTCACCGGCTACGAGAACCTCGACATGGTCGGCCGGCTGTACGGCCTGGGCCGGCGCCGGTCCAAGGAACGGGCACGGGAGTTGCTCGAGCAGTTCAGCCTTTCCGATGCGGGCGATCGTCCGGTCAAGACCTACTCCGGTGGGATGCGGCGCCGGCTGGACCTCGCCGGTGCGCTCGTCGCCCAACCGCCGGTGCTGTTCCTTGACGAGCCGACAACCGGGCTCGACCCGCGCAGCCGGTTGCAGATGTGGGACGTGATCAACGAGCTCGTCTCCGGCGGCACCACCCTGTTGTTGACGACCCAATACCTGGAAGAAGCGGATCGGCTGGCCAACGAGATCGTGGTCATCGACCACGGCCGGGCGATCGCCCGTGGAACAGCCGACGAGTTGAAGGCGCAGGTCGGCGGCGAGCGAATCGCTCTCGTCCTCGCCGAGTCCGGCGACGTCGAGATCGCGCGCCGCATCCTGGGCGATCTGTCCGACGGCGCCGTCGAGGTGGACGAGCACGCGAGACAACTGACGGCGCCGGTCACCGGCGGGGCCGGCGTTCTGATGGAAGCCCTGGGCCGGCTCCACGCCGAACGCGTTCAGGTGCTGGACGTCGCGCTGCGGCGCCCGACCCTCGATGACGTCTTCCTGACCCTCACGGGCCGACCGCGAGACGTCGCCGACGCAGACGCCGACAGCGGGCGCCGCTCGGACGGCCCAAACCCGGACGGACACCACCCGGACGGACACCACCCGGACGGACACCACACCGCGGCCCCGCACACCGAGGAGTTGCGCGCATGA
- the pip gene encoding prolyl aminopeptidase, whose protein sequence is MIARYPAVEPHATGMLEVGDGHQLYWETVGSEQGTPAVYLHGGPGGGASPGARRVFDPAAYRAVLFDQRGCGRSRPLADGPDADLSRNSTPELVADIEALRVHLGIDRWVVYGVSWGVTLALVYAQAHPDRVLGLVLGAVTSGQRSETEWITRDMGRLFPREWEAFRDHVPPAERDGDLAAAYARLLADRDPEVWQRAAAAWCAWEDVHVRFMPDWQPNPRFADPVFRSVFARLVTHYWSHGCFLAEGQVLAGMPRLAAIPAVLIHGRYDVSGPPDVAWHLHQRWPGSRLELLDDAGHGGGSFPDRVLAALDEFRGLERRR, encoded by the coding sequence ATGATCGCTCGTTATCCCGCGGTTGAGCCGCACGCAACCGGCATGCTCGAGGTCGGCGACGGACACCAGCTGTACTGGGAGACGGTCGGGTCCGAGCAGGGCACCCCGGCGGTCTATCTCCACGGCGGCCCCGGCGGCGGAGCCTCTCCGGGCGCCCGGCGCGTGTTCGACCCGGCGGCCTACCGCGCCGTGTTGTTCGACCAGCGTGGGTGTGGCCGCAGCCGCCCGCTGGCCGACGGTCCGGACGCGGACCTGAGCCGCAACAGCACGCCGGAACTGGTGGCCGATATCGAGGCGCTGCGCGTTCACCTGGGCATCGATCGCTGGGTCGTCTACGGGGTCTCGTGGGGAGTGACCCTCGCCTTGGTGTACGCCCAGGCCCATCCCGACCGGGTGCTCGGACTGGTGCTCGGCGCGGTCACATCCGGTCAGCGAAGCGAAACCGAGTGGATTACCCGGGACATGGGTCGGCTGTTTCCGCGCGAATGGGAGGCGTTTCGCGATCACGTGCCGCCGGCAGAGCGTGATGGTGATCTGGCTGCCGCCTACGCCCGGCTGCTTGCCGATCGTGATCCCGAGGTCTGGCAGCGCGCGGCGGCGGCCTGGTGCGCGTGGGAGGACGTGCACGTCCGTTTCATGCCGGACTGGCAGCCGAATCCGCGTTTCGCCGACCCGGTGTTCCGCAGCGTCTTTGCCCGCCTGGTGACGCATTACTGGAGTCACGGGTGCTTCCTGGCCGAGGGCCAGGTGCTGGCGGGAATGCCCAGGTTGGCGGCTATCCCCGCCGTGCTGATCCACGGCCGTTACGACGTCTCGGGACCGCCTGACGTCGCCTGGCACCTCCACCAGCGCTGGCCGGGCAGCCGCCTGGAACTGCTCGATGACGCCGGCCACGGCGGTGGGAGCTTTCCGGATCGGGTGCTGGCCGCCCTTGACGAGTTCCGCGGACTGGAGCGGCGCCGCTAG
- a CDS encoding sigma-70 family RNA polymerase sigma factor → MSPRASQTAHRYDTADLESHRRELTGYCYRMLGSGFEADDAVQDTMVRAWRSLDRFDGRSSLRTWLYRIATNVCLDQLNGRARRARPMDLGPASSADTPVGPLITDNLWVQPVHDRAVLSESADPAEVAATRESIRLAFVSALQLLPPRQRAVLILREVLRWQAGEVAELLGTSVASVNSALQRARATIDSHAHEERPTEAMSPEQQILLDRYVEAFQRYDMKALTSLLHADAVQTMPPYELWLSGRDHILEFWQGQGHGCRGSLLLPTTANGLPAFGQYRPSGTPGRYEPWALQLLTIAGGQIVEFSFFLNAAELFPSFGLPLDPNLRAAASVPMSSSGPDGQPS, encoded by the coding sequence ATCAGCCCGCGGGCGTCGCAGACGGCCCACCGTTACGACACGGCCGACCTCGAATCGCACCGACGGGAGCTGACCGGCTACTGCTACCGCATGCTCGGGTCCGGCTTCGAGGCCGACGACGCGGTCCAGGACACGATGGTTCGTGCCTGGCGGTCGCTGGATCGCTTCGACGGTCGGTCCAGCCTGCGTACGTGGCTCTACCGCATCGCCACCAACGTCTGCCTGGACCAGCTCAACGGCCGGGCGCGGCGGGCCCGGCCGATGGATCTGGGGCCGGCCAGTTCGGCCGATACCCCGGTCGGTCCGCTGATCACCGACAACCTCTGGGTCCAGCCGGTCCATGACCGCGCGGTGCTGTCGGAATCGGCCGACCCGGCCGAGGTCGCCGCAACCCGCGAATCCATCCGGCTGGCTTTCGTCTCCGCCCTGCAACTGCTGCCGCCACGGCAACGGGCCGTGCTGATCCTTCGCGAGGTGCTTCGCTGGCAGGCCGGCGAGGTGGCCGAACTGCTCGGCACCAGTGTCGCGTCGGTCAACAGCGCCCTGCAGCGTGCGCGCGCCACCATCGACTCCCACGCTCACGAGGAGCGCCCGACAGAGGCGATGAGTCCCGAGCAACAGATCCTGCTCGACCGTTACGTCGAGGCCTTCCAGCGCTACGACATGAAGGCCTTGACGTCGCTCTTGCACGCCGACGCGGTGCAGACGATGCCGCCGTACGAGCTGTGGCTGTCCGGTCGAGACCACATCCTCGAGTTCTGGCAAGGACAAGGGCACGGCTGCCGGGGTTCACTGTTGCTACCGACCACGGCCAACGGGCTGCCGGCGTTCGGGCAGTACCGACCGAGCGGTACACCGGGCCGCTACGAGCCCTGGGCGCTGCAACTATTGACCATTGCCGGCGGCCAGATCGTCGAGTTCAGCTTCTTCCTCAACGCGGCCGAACTCTTCCCGAGCTTCGGGCTGCCGTTGGATCCAAACCTCCGAGCGGCGGCCTCGGTACCGATGAGTTCGTCGGGCCCAGACGGTCAACCCTCGTAA